One Corynebacterium yudongzhengii DNA window includes the following coding sequences:
- the pgsA gene encoding CDP-diacylglycerol--glycerol-3-phosphate 3-phosphatidyltransferase — protein sequence MNAGKQNRVDGAGEPSNFNLPNILTSLRIIFLPLFVWFILESGDSLGFQWAAFATFAALMITDKLDGDIARARGLITKFGQIADPIADKALVTAALVGLNVIGWLPVWITVIILVREFGITLWRMVMLRRGLVVPASKGGKLKTALQTLAIGLYLLPLPGWMDIPTFVVMLAATLVTVITGVKYLVDAKKQN from the coding sequence GTGAACGCAGGCAAGCAGAACCGGGTCGATGGCGCAGGCGAGCCGTCGAATTTTAACCTACCCAACATCCTGACGAGCCTGCGGATCATCTTCCTGCCGCTCTTTGTCTGGTTCATCCTGGAATCCGGCGACTCGCTGGGCTTCCAGTGGGCGGCGTTCGCCACGTTCGCTGCGCTGATGATCACCGACAAGCTCGACGGTGACATCGCCCGCGCCCGCGGGCTGATCACCAAGTTCGGCCAGATCGCCGATCCCATCGCCGACAAAGCTTTGGTCACCGCCGCGCTGGTCGGCCTCAACGTGATCGGGTGGCTGCCCGTGTGGATCACGGTGATCATCTTGGTCCGCGAGTTCGGCATCACCCTGTGGCGCATGGTGATGCTGCGCCGCGGCCTCGTGGTGCCGGCCTCGAAGGGCGGTAAGCTTAAAACCGCCCTGCAGACCCTGGCGATCGGGCTCTACCTCTTGCCGCTGCCGGGCTGGATGGACATCCCCACCTTCGTGGTGATGCTCGCCGCCACCCTCGTCACCGTGATCACCGGCGTGAAATA